In Pengzhenrongella sicca, a single genomic region encodes these proteins:
- a CDS encoding DUF4012 domain-containing protein, whose translation MGRRAIAGRGPGARRRVLLALAGVGLVVLAWLAWVGVDAARARNQLLAAATQVQGLEQQVLDADGDGAARTLAELQQRTAAARELTRGPHWSAARAVPWLGANVRAVQEVTDVVDGVMQDALPALLDATTLVDPASLAPVDGRIDLAPLEAAGPQVIGADAALQEAARALDAIEPAGLLPGVREPLALVRAEVDQVAATTATAARAVRLLPPMLGADGPREYLLLVQNSAEPRATGGEVGLIALLRATNGALEIVEQRGASGILSGLSEPVLPLTAEEQAIFGTGLGRYMADVTFTPDFPRSGELARAFWSQQIGGDVDGVLSIDPGALATLLGATGPVLLPTGQELTAANAAQLLLNGVYLAVEDPAEQDAFYAATAQTVFGALLGGQGEPAAMMAALAQSAREGRLMAWSSHPDEQALLAGTVLSGELVGVRGDSPVVGVFVNDGSASKIGYYLRMDVEVGTTECRADGSQALEVSVTLTSTAPANAADLPPYVAGGGIVVPKGEAQMNVLVYAPQGGRVDNVNISPGTSGVFSNVHDGLAMVGKTIRLKPGETVTLNLAIGTSSGQLGAPQLRVTPLAHGSVVIDQGRLCE comes from the coding sequence GTGGGGCGGCGGGCGATCGCCGGGCGGGGGCCCGGGGCTCGGCGGCGGGTGCTGCTCGCGCTCGCCGGCGTCGGGCTCGTCGTGCTCGCCTGGCTCGCGTGGGTGGGGGTCGACGCGGCGCGGGCCCGGAATCAGCTCCTTGCGGCCGCGACGCAGGTGCAGGGGCTCGAGCAGCAGGTGCTGGACGCGGACGGCGACGGCGCCGCCCGGACGCTCGCGGAGCTCCAGCAGCGCACCGCCGCGGCGCGCGAGCTCACGCGCGGCCCGCACTGGAGCGCCGCGCGGGCCGTGCCGTGGCTGGGCGCCAACGTGCGGGCCGTGCAGGAGGTGACCGACGTCGTCGACGGCGTGATGCAGGACGCGCTGCCTGCGCTGCTGGACGCGACGACGCTCGTCGACCCGGCGTCGCTCGCACCCGTCGACGGGCGCATCGACCTCGCGCCGCTCGAGGCCGCCGGCCCGCAGGTGATCGGGGCGGACGCCGCGCTGCAGGAGGCGGCCCGCGCGCTGGACGCGATCGAGCCGGCCGGGCTGCTGCCGGGCGTGCGTGAGCCCCTCGCGCTCGTGCGCGCCGAGGTCGACCAGGTCGCGGCGACGACGGCGACGGCCGCGCGCGCGGTCCGGCTGCTGCCGCCGATGCTCGGGGCGGACGGCCCGCGGGAGTACCTCCTGCTCGTGCAGAACAGCGCCGAGCCGCGCGCGACCGGGGGAGAGGTCGGGCTCATCGCCTTGCTGCGGGCGACCAACGGCGCGCTCGAGATCGTCGAGCAGCGCGGGGCCAGCGGGATCCTGTCCGGGCTGTCCGAGCCGGTGCTGCCGCTCACGGCCGAGGAGCAGGCGATCTTCGGCACCGGGCTCGGGCGGTACATGGCCGACGTGACGTTCACGCCGGACTTTCCCCGCAGCGGGGAGCTCGCCCGTGCGTTCTGGAGCCAGCAGATCGGCGGCGACGTCGACGGCGTGCTCTCGATCGATCCCGGCGCGCTCGCGACGCTGCTGGGGGCCACGGGGCCGGTGCTGCTGCCGACGGGGCAGGAGCTGACGGCCGCGAACGCCGCGCAGCTGCTGCTGAACGGGGTGTACCTCGCGGTCGAGGACCCCGCCGAGCAGGACGCGTTCTACGCGGCGACGGCGCAGACGGTGTTCGGTGCGCTGCTCGGGGGGCAGGGCGAGCCGGCCGCCATGATGGCGGCCCTCGCGCAGTCGGCGCGCGAAGGCCGCCTCATGGCGTGGTCGTCCCACCCGGACGAGCAGGCGCTGCTCGCCGGGACGGTGCTCAGCGGCGAGCTGGTCGGCGTCCGGGGCGACTCCCCCGTCGTCGGGGTGTTCGTCAACGACGGCAGTGCGTCGAAGATCGGCTACTACCTGCGCATGGACGTCGAGGTCGGCACGACCGAGTGTCGCGCGGACGGCTCGCAGGCCCTCGAGGTGTCCGTCACCCTGACGTCGACGGCGCCGGCGAACGCGGCGGACCTGCCGCCCTACGTCGCGGGCGGGGGCATTGTTGTGCCGAAGGGCGAGGCGCAGATGAATGTGCTGGTGTACGCCCCGCAAGGCGGCCGAGTCGACAATGTGAACATCAGTCCAGGAACGTCCGGGGTGTTCTCGAACGTCCATGACGGCCTCGCTATGGTCGGCAAGACAATACGGCTTAAACCTGGCGAAACGGTCACCCTGAACCTCGCGATCGGTACGTCGAGCGGACAACTCGGCGCTCCGCAACTGCGCGTCACGCCCCTTGCGCACGGTTCTGTGGTGATTGATCAGGGTCGACTCTGCGAGTGA
- a CDS encoding NCS2 family permease — MTNSSTLKKPTAPPGVLDKFFKISERGSTVGTEIRGGLVTFFAMSYIIVLNPLIIGTVQDGTGQFLGGGTEGPNLAMIAAATALVAGVMSILMGVVANFPLALAAGLGLNAVVAYSIASLPGMTWADAMGLVVLEGLLILVLVLTGFREAVFRAVPVELKTAISVGIGLFIALIGLYDAGFVTTGNGTPLQLGTNGSLSGWPIVVFVFGLLLMIVLMTRKVRGAILISIVSATVLAVIIEAVAKVGSRSEDNPTGWSLDVPAIPDSFVSTPDFSLLGQFSLFGSIEKIGVVAVVLLVFSIMLADFFDTMGTMVAIGAEADLLDDKGNPPRTRQILIVDSIAAAAGGAGSVSSNTSYIESATGVGDGARTGLASVVTGIAFLLATFLSPLVAVVPYEAATPALVIVGFLMMMQVSGISWKNYEIAIPAFLTIILMPFTYSITVGIGAGFITFIVIKIAVGKVRQLHPLMWVSGALFVVYFALGPIKTLLGV, encoded by the coding sequence ATGACCAACTCTTCAACGCTCAAGAAGCCCACAGCGCCACCTGGGGTGCTCGACAAGTTCTTCAAGATCAGCGAGCGCGGCTCGACCGTCGGCACCGAGATCCGCGGCGGGCTGGTCACGTTCTTCGCGATGAGTTACATCATCGTGCTGAACCCGCTGATCATCGGGACGGTCCAGGACGGCACCGGCCAGTTCCTCGGCGGCGGCACCGAGGGCCCGAACCTCGCCATGATCGCCGCGGCCACCGCGCTCGTCGCCGGCGTCATGAGCATCCTCATGGGCGTCGTCGCGAACTTCCCGCTCGCGCTGGCCGCCGGCCTCGGGCTGAACGCCGTCGTCGCCTACTCGATCGCGAGCCTGCCGGGCATGACGTGGGCCGACGCGATGGGCCTGGTCGTGCTCGAGGGCCTGCTCATCCTCGTGCTCGTGCTGACCGGCTTCCGCGAGGCGGTCTTCCGCGCCGTTCCGGTCGAGCTCAAGACCGCGATCAGCGTCGGGATCGGCCTGTTCATCGCCCTGATCGGCCTGTACGACGCCGGGTTCGTCACCACGGGCAACGGCACGCCGCTGCAGCTGGGCACGAACGGCTCGCTCTCGGGCTGGCCGATCGTCGTCTTCGTGTTCGGCCTGCTGCTGATGATCGTGCTGATGACCCGCAAGGTCCGCGGCGCGATCCTCATCTCCATCGTCTCGGCGACCGTGCTCGCCGTCATCATCGAGGCCGTCGCCAAGGTTGGCTCGCGCAGCGAGGACAACCCCACCGGGTGGAGCCTCGACGTGCCCGCGATCCCCGACTCGTTCGTGAGCACCCCCGACTTCTCGCTGCTCGGGCAGTTCTCGCTGTTCGGGTCGATCGAGAAGATCGGCGTCGTCGCCGTCGTCCTGCTCGTCTTCTCGATCATGCTCGCCGACTTCTTCGACACGATGGGCACGATGGTCGCGATCGGGGCCGAGGCCGACCTGCTCGACGACAAGGGCAACCCGCCGCGCACGCGCCAGATCCTCATCGTCGACTCGATCGCCGCCGCCGCCGGTGGCGCCGGCTCGGTCTCCTCGAACACGAGCTACATCGAGTCCGCGACGGGCGTCGGCGACGGCGCGCGCACGGGCCTGGCGTCGGTCGTCACCGGCATCGCGTTCCTGCTCGCGACGTTCCTGTCGCCGCTCGTGGCCGTCGTGCCGTACGAGGCCGCGACGCCGGCGCTCGTCATCGTCGGGTTCCTCATGATGATGCAGGTGTCGGGCATCTCCTGGAAGAACTACGAGATCGCGATCCCCGCGTTCCTGACGATCATCCTGATGCCGTTCACCTACTCGATCACCGTCGGGATCGGCGCCGGCTTCATCACGTTCATCGTCATCAAGATCGCGGTCGGCAAGGTCCGCCAGCTGCACCCGCTCATGTGGGTCTCGGGCGCTCTCTTCGTCGTCTACTTCGCCCTAGGCCCGATCAAGACCCTCCTAGGCGTCTAG
- a CDS encoding glycosyltransferase family 4 protein: MHIALITHHYAPEVGAPQRRWGALIPRFIEAGHSVSVLAPPPHYSTGVPLQFSADERPGASTVGEHGEQIYRLRYRAHGLDLVSRTVDQGITATDAVTRGMRELTPRSHRPDVVVATVPGMPSIGAGVALRRWLRVPLVVEMRDAWPDLIEPSDMWAGSTRKRRGWRGAMTSQAHKAMTHAQHEAATIVTTTRAFAEVLRSRDMDRVEVIRNGAYLDEVPRLGMRVRTGGPFRVLYLGTVGRSQGLASAVRASAILRSRGIPIELRIVGSGADYDALVALAESLGAPVEFLGKVPRAEVPAHFAWADTLLISLRSWEPLKWTVPSKMYECLATGRHITAVLAGEAAEIIRSTGAGDVVPPEDPAALADLWTHLVSDPRRLEMDGAGRAWAFRHANFEILAARYLGILTDVVE, translated from the coding sequence ATGCACATCGCGCTGATCACACACCACTACGCCCCTGAGGTCGGAGCCCCGCAACGCCGGTGGGGCGCACTGATCCCCCGCTTCATTGAGGCAGGTCACAGTGTCAGCGTGCTCGCGCCGCCGCCGCACTACTCGACGGGGGTGCCGCTGCAGTTCAGCGCAGACGAGCGCCCGGGCGCCTCCACCGTCGGAGAACACGGCGAGCAGATCTATCGCCTGCGCTACCGCGCCCACGGCCTCGACCTCGTCTCCCGCACCGTCGACCAGGGCATCACCGCGACCGATGCCGTAACGCGCGGGATGCGCGAGCTGACGCCCCGGTCCCACCGCCCCGACGTCGTCGTCGCGACGGTGCCCGGCATGCCGTCCATCGGGGCCGGCGTCGCGCTGCGCCGCTGGCTGCGCGTCCCGCTGGTGGTCGAGATGCGCGATGCCTGGCCCGACCTCATCGAGCCCAGCGACATGTGGGCTGGCAGCACCCGCAAGCGCCGGGGCTGGCGAGGGGCCATGACCAGTCAGGCACACAAGGCGATGACCCACGCGCAGCACGAGGCCGCGACGATCGTCACCACGACGCGCGCCTTCGCCGAGGTGCTGCGCAGCCGCGACATGGATCGCGTCGAGGTGATCCGCAACGGCGCCTACCTCGACGAGGTCCCGCGCCTCGGCATGCGCGTCCGCACCGGTGGCCCGTTCCGTGTGCTGTACCTCGGCACCGTCGGCCGCAGCCAGGGCCTCGCCTCCGCGGTGCGCGCGAGCGCGATCCTTCGATCGCGCGGCATCCCGATCGAGCTCCGCATCGTCGGCTCCGGCGCCGACTATGACGCCCTCGTGGCGCTCGCGGAATCCCTCGGCGCCCCCGTCGAGTTTCTCGGCAAGGTCCCGCGCGCCGAGGTACCAGCCCACTTCGCGTGGGCCGACACGCTGCTGATCTCGCTGCGCTCGTGGGAGCCGCTCAAGTGGACCGTCCCCTCGAAGATGTACGAGTGCCTCGCGACCGGCCGCCACATCACCGCGGTGCTGGCCGGCGAGGCCGCGGAGATCATCCGCAGCACCGGGGCGGGCGACGTCGTGCCGCCGGAGGACCCGGCCGCGCTGGCGGACCTCTGGACTCACCTCGTCAGCGACCCGCGCCGCCTCGAGATGGACGGCGCCGGGCGGGCGTGGGCCTTCCGGCACGCCAACTTCGAGATCCTCGCCGCGCGCTACCTCGGCATCCTCACGGACGTCGTCGAATGA
- a CDS encoding glycosyltransferase: MRPPSARRARELRSNARLALTTASRHLGDDPLLLALQVSRRLPRPVVVAASRGLLLGTGTRGTEPAGSLRGAYGAWLAGHADAAAAELTALRDRPAAPGRLGRRLAAELAVQLGRADVAPAGSTTTGPTTTSPPPATSSLQARSAWQRGDVAAALEHSARDAGHPGLHHRYAAELATMRPGARVESGAPRPPSPARPGGGLAVFHVLTNSLPHTQSGYALRSHAVLTAQRDAGIRVAAATRLGYPVSVGKLGARHLDVVDGIEYTRLVPTRSAATADARLRQQVELLAPILERFEPQVLHTTTNFTNALVTEALARRFGVPWVYEVRGLLEETWVASRPGAAEQAHAAGSERYRLLRAKETEMALAADHVVTLSETLRAELIERGVPASGITVVPNAVDAALLSRCATPESARRALNLPTEGFWVGTVSSLVDYEGLDTMIDAVALLRERGVDARALIVGDGASRPALERRAAEAGLSDVVVFTGRVPRERAADYHEALDVFVVPRRDVRVARRVTPLKPIEAMACGRPVVASDLPALAELIEPHGSGVLVPPGDAAALAGALEQLSASPIAREQYAAAGRAFAGSRTWKHAGSAYLDLYQRLTARVAA, translated from the coding sequence ATGAGGCCGCCGAGCGCGCGGCGCGCGCGCGAGCTTCGGTCGAATGCCCGGCTCGCCCTCACCACGGCGTCACGCCACCTCGGCGACGATCCCCTGCTGCTCGCGCTGCAGGTCAGTCGCCGCCTGCCGCGGCCCGTGGTGGTCGCGGCGTCCCGCGGGCTCCTGCTCGGCACCGGCACGCGCGGCACCGAGCCGGCGGGGAGCCTGCGCGGCGCCTACGGGGCCTGGCTCGCGGGCCACGCGGACGCTGCCGCCGCCGAGCTGACGGCGCTCCGCGACCGCCCTGCCGCGCCCGGGCGCCTCGGCCGCCGGCTCGCCGCCGAGCTCGCCGTGCAGCTCGGTCGCGCGGACGTCGCCCCCGCCGGGTCGACCACGACCGGGCCGACGACGACGTCGCCCCCGCCCGCGACGTCGTCGCTGCAGGCGCGGTCCGCCTGGCAGCGCGGCGACGTCGCCGCCGCCCTCGAGCACTCCGCCCGCGACGCGGGGCACCCGGGCCTGCACCACCGATACGCCGCCGAGCTCGCGACCATGCGGCCCGGCGCCCGGGTCGAGTCCGGCGCGCCGCGACCGCCCAGCCCGGCACGTCCCGGCGGCGGCCTGGCCGTGTTCCACGTCCTGACGAACTCGCTCCCGCACACCCAGAGCGGGTACGCCCTACGCAGCCACGCCGTCCTCACCGCGCAGCGCGACGCCGGGATCCGGGTCGCGGCCGCCACCCGGCTGGGCTACCCCGTGTCGGTCGGCAAGCTCGGCGCCCGCCACCTCGACGTGGTCGACGGCATCGAATACACCCGGCTGGTCCCGACGCGCAGCGCCGCCACGGCCGACGCGCGGCTCCGCCAGCAGGTCGAGCTGCTGGCGCCGATCCTCGAACGGTTCGAGCCGCAGGTGCTCCACACCACCACGAACTTCACGAACGCCCTGGTGACCGAGGCGCTCGCGCGGCGATTCGGGGTGCCGTGGGTCTATGAGGTGCGCGGGCTGCTCGAAGAGACGTGGGTCGCGAGCCGGCCCGGCGCCGCCGAGCAGGCGCACGCCGCGGGCAGCGAGCGGTACCGCCTGCTGCGGGCCAAGGAGACCGAGATGGCGCTCGCGGCCGACCACGTCGTGACCCTCTCCGAGACGCTGCGCGCCGAGCTGATCGAGCGCGGCGTGCCCGCGAGCGGGATCACGGTCGTCCCGAACGCCGTCGACGCCGCGCTGCTCTCCCGCTGCGCGACTCCCGAGTCCGCACGTCGAGCGCTTAACCTCCCGACCGAGGGATTCTGGGTCGGCACCGTGAGCAGCCTGGTGGACTACGAAGGGCTGGACACGATGATCGATGCCGTCGCGCTGCTCCGCGAGCGAGGGGTCGACGCGCGCGCGCTGATCGTCGGCGACGGCGCATCCCGGCCCGCGCTCGAGCGTCGCGCCGCCGAGGCGGGGCTGAGCGACGTTGTCGTGTTCACCGGCCGCGTCCCCCGCGAGCGGGCCGCGGACTATCACGAGGCGCTCGACGTGTTCGTCGTGCCGCGGCGCGACGTGCGGGTCGCCCGCCGCGTCACCCCGCTCAAGCCCATCGAGGCGATGGCCTGCGGGCGCCCGGTCGTCGCGAGCGACCTGCCGGCCCTGGCCGAGCTCATCGAGCCGCACGGGAGCGGTGTGCTGGTGCCGCCGGGTGATGCGGCTGCGCTTGCTGGTGCGCTCGAACAGCTGTCAGCCTCGCCGATCGCGCGAGAGCAGTACGCTGCGGCGGGCCGTGCCTTCGCGGGCTCGCGCACGTGGAAGCACGCGGGTTCGGCGTATCTCGACCTGTACCAGCGGCTGACGGCGCGGGTGGCGGCGTGA
- a CDS encoding ABC transporter permease: protein MSVTTATATGRPARYELVHRDRLANVTSRPPLLSYIAQVWERRHFILADARGRVTSGTRGTLLGPIWLVLKPILDGGAYFLIFGVVLGVNAGIDNFLGYLIIGVFLFSYTSRCLTRGATSLISGKNLIRAFSFPRASLPVASVVNEAIAFAPVLAVMLLLIVTMPPHEPITWRWLLLPVILVLQTMFNLGLALTAARATARIPDLSLLIGFATRLWLYASGVMFSFDRFVTHPDVIRIIELNPLFIVLDMARDVLLYSTIPSAASWALLAGWGSLALTFGTIFFWRGEESYGRA, encoded by the coding sequence GTGAGCGTCACGACGGCGACGGCGACGGGTCGGCCCGCTCGATACGAGCTGGTCCACCGGGACCGTCTCGCGAACGTGACGAGCCGCCCCCCGCTTCTCAGCTACATCGCCCAGGTCTGGGAGCGACGTCACTTCATCCTCGCCGACGCACGCGGCCGGGTGACGAGTGGGACGCGGGGAACTCTCCTCGGCCCGATCTGGCTCGTCCTCAAGCCGATCCTCGACGGCGGGGCGTACTTCTTGATCTTCGGCGTAGTGCTCGGCGTAAATGCGGGAATCGACAACTTCCTTGGCTACCTGATTATCGGCGTCTTTCTCTTCAGTTATACGTCGCGTTGCCTCACCCGAGGCGCGACGTCGCTGATCTCGGGGAAGAACCTGATCAGAGCCTTCTCCTTTCCCCGTGCTTCGCTCCCAGTGGCATCGGTCGTGAACGAGGCGATTGCCTTCGCGCCCGTCCTCGCCGTGATGCTCCTGCTCATCGTCACGATGCCGCCGCACGAGCCGATCACCTGGAGGTGGCTGCTGCTGCCCGTGATCCTCGTCCTCCAGACGATGTTCAACCTCGGTCTAGCGCTCACAGCCGCACGAGCGACGGCCCGCATTCCGGATCTGTCGCTGCTCATAGGTTTCGCGACGAGGCTCTGGCTCTACGCCTCAGGCGTGATGTTCTCGTTCGACAGGTTCGTCACGCACCCGGACGTCATCCGCATTATTGAACTGAACCCACTGTTCATCGTGCTCGACATGGCCCGCGATGTGCTCCTTTACTCGACGATTCCGTCCGCTGCGTCCTGGGCACTCCTGGCTGGCTGGGGTTCGCTGGCCCTCACCTTCGGAACGATCTTCTTCTGGCGGGGGGAGGAGAGCTATGGCCGGGCCTGA
- a CDS encoding ABC transporter ATP-binding protein — protein MAGPEYAPPWEDASVTVAVSDVHVRYRVPSSDKSERRATPLPARAANRLLGREPAVIVRALAGISLVARAGESIGVVGLNGSGKSTLLRIIAGLEKPMRGEILASSTPILLGVNAALLPELSGEQNVHLGCLAMGMSPAQAKRAFTEIVDLADIGKSIYLPMKTYSSGMSGRLRFAIAMAADPQILLIDEALATGDAAFKDRSGQQMKEMRSRAGTVFLVSHAAKTVEEECTRALWLHRGRLVIDGPAFDVAQKYRWWAWSLAHGETDKAAGLLEDAFRSGFDTEIRSPEPPPPHVSPRHARHQ, from the coding sequence ATGGCCGGGCCTGAGTACGCGCCGCCCTGGGAGGATGCGTCGGTCACCGTCGCCGTCTCCGACGTCCATGTCCGCTATCGCGTGCCGTCCTCCGACAAGTCGGAACGGCGCGCGACGCCGCTTCCCGCGCGCGCCGCAAACCGCCTGCTAGGGCGCGAACCGGCGGTTATCGTTCGAGCCCTAGCGGGCATCTCGCTCGTCGCGCGGGCAGGTGAGTCCATCGGCGTCGTCGGGCTCAACGGCTCAGGCAAGAGCACTCTGCTGCGCATCATTGCCGGTCTCGAGAAGCCGATGCGCGGCGAGATCCTCGCGAGCAGCACACCCATCCTGCTGGGTGTCAACGCCGCACTCCTCCCGGAGTTGTCCGGCGAGCAGAACGTGCACCTCGGGTGCCTGGCGATGGGGATGTCCCCTGCGCAGGCGAAGCGAGCATTCACGGAGATCGTGGACCTCGCCGACATCGGGAAGTCCATCTACCTCCCGATGAAGACGTACTCGTCGGGGATGTCCGGTCGCCTGCGCTTCGCGATCGCGATGGCCGCCGATCCCCAGATCCTCCTGATCGACGAGGCGCTCGCCACGGGGGACGCGGCGTTCAAGGACCGCAGCGGGCAGCAGATGAAGGAGATGCGCTCGCGCGCCGGCACGGTGTTTCTCGTGAGCCACGCTGCTAAGACCGTGGAGGAGGAGTGCACGCGCGCGCTCTGGCTCCACCGAGGCAGGCTCGTCATCGACGGCCCCGCCTTCGACGTCGCGCAGAAGTATCGGTGGTGGGCGTGGAGCCTCGCGCACGGCGAGACGGACAAGGCGGCTGGCCTTCTCGAGGACGCCTTCCGCTCTGGGTTTGACACCGAGATCCGATCCCCCGAACCACCGCCTCCCCACGTGTCACCGCGGCACGCCCGCCACCAATGA
- the wecB gene encoding non-hydrolyzing UDP-N-acetylglucosamine 2-epimerase, whose translation MKPLVMTVYGTRPEAIKVAPVILALEESAVLRSVTVVTGQHREMLDEVNEIFGIKPDYDLDIMKHGQTLAQITSRILEGLDPILEAVRPDAVLVQGDTTTSTAAALAAFYRQIPVIHLEAGLRSHDITSPFPEEANRKITSQIAALHLAPTPVSRSNLLREGVIAASVAVTGNTVIDALLGTVNKKLPFADPKLEDLSRSGRQILLVTTHRRENWGEAMNGIGRALARIARSEPELVVVLPIHRNPVVREAVLPYLDGLTNVLVTEPLAYGEFTHLLSVSTVVLTDSGGVQEEAPSLGKPVLVMRENTERPEAADAGTVKLIGTDEERIVDEVTRLLHDRAHYSAMANAVNPYGDGLAAARAVAGIGQFFGLGERIADFQAAGATHANDAR comes from the coding sequence ATGAAGCCGCTCGTCATGACCGTCTACGGCACACGTCCCGAAGCAATCAAGGTCGCTCCCGTGATCTTGGCGCTCGAGGAAAGCGCAGTGCTGCGCAGTGTCACCGTCGTGACGGGTCAGCACCGGGAGATGCTCGACGAGGTCAACGAGATCTTCGGGATCAAGCCCGACTATGACCTCGACATCATGAAGCACGGACAGACCTTGGCGCAGATCACTAGCCGGATTCTCGAGGGACTCGATCCCATCCTCGAGGCGGTCCGGCCCGATGCCGTCTTGGTCCAGGGAGATACAACGACGTCGACGGCAGCTGCCCTCGCCGCGTTCTACCGCCAGATCCCAGTCATCCACCTCGAGGCGGGCCTGCGCTCCCACGACATCACCTCACCGTTCCCTGAGGAGGCAAACCGCAAGATCACTTCCCAGATCGCGGCGCTGCATCTGGCGCCTACCCCGGTGAGCAGGTCGAACCTTCTGCGTGAAGGCGTGATTGCGGCAAGTGTCGCGGTCACCGGGAACACTGTGATCGACGCGCTCCTCGGGACGGTCAACAAGAAGTTGCCGTTCGCCGACCCCAAGCTCGAGGATCTCTCGCGATCGGGCCGGCAGATCCTGCTCGTGACCACGCACCGCCGCGAGAACTGGGGCGAAGCGATGAACGGGATTGGTAGGGCTCTCGCGCGGATTGCACGATCCGAGCCTGAGCTCGTCGTAGTCCTTCCGATTCACCGCAACCCCGTCGTTCGCGAGGCGGTTCTGCCCTACCTCGACGGACTCACCAATGTCCTGGTGACCGAGCCGCTTGCCTATGGCGAGTTCACGCACCTCCTGAGCGTCTCGACAGTCGTTCTCACCGACTCCGGTGGCGTTCAGGAGGAAGCTCCGAGTCTCGGGAAACCTGTACTCGTGATGCGGGAGAACACCGAGCGGCCCGAGGCTGCCGACGCCGGAACAGTCAAGCTCATCGGTACCGACGAGGAACGCATAGTCGACGAGGTGACTCGACTGCTGCACGACAGGGCGCACTACTCCGCGATGGCGAATGCGGTGAATCCCTACGGCGATGGACTCGCCGCTGCCCGGGCAGTCGCTGGGATCGGGCAGTTCTTTGGATTGGGTGAGCGGATAGCGGATTTCCAGGCTGCCGGGGCCACCCATGCGAACGATGCCCGATGA